AGCGCTGCATCTTTGGCAAAATAGGTAAGTATTATATCTGCTCCCGCACGCTTTATAGAAATTAGCGTTTCCATCATCGCACGGGACTCATCAATCCATCCGAGCCGTCCAGCGGCTTTAACCACGGCATATTCCCCGCTGACATTGTAGGCCGCAACAGGTATATCCCACCGCTCCTTTATTCTGCATACTATATCAAGATATGGAAGGGCTGGCTTGACCATAACTATGTCTGCCCCTTCTTCAATGTCAAGGGCGATCTCCTGCATGGCCTCCCTCGAATTTGCCGGATCCATCTGGTACGATCTCCTGTCGCCAAACTGAGGTGTTGATTCCGCTGCATCTCGGAAAGGTCCGTAAAAGGCCGATGCGTATTTTGCGCCATAAGCCATAACTGGAATATTCTCAAACCCTTCTTTGTCAAGGGACTGCCTGATACTTGATACCCGGCCATCCATCATGTCCGACGGGGCAACAATATCAGCGCCTGCCTTCACATGCGATACAGACTCTCTTGACAGTAGTTCCAGAGTAGGGTCATTGAGCACCCGGCCATCCTTAACAACACCGCAATGTCCGTGACTTGTGTACTCGCACAGGCAGACATCAGTTATAACTATAAGGTCAGGTATGTTATCCTTGATTGCCCTGACCGCCTGTTGAACAATCCCGTCGTCAGCATATGCCTCTGACCCTGTCTCATCCTTGTGATCAGGTATGCCAAAGAGGATCACCGCAGGTATACCAAGTGAGTTGACCTCTTTTGCTTCGCTAATAATGTTGTCTGTGGACAATTGAAAAACCCCGGGCATGGAATTTATCTCACGCTTAACATTGCGGCCATGAACTACAAAGAGCGGATAGATGAGATCATCAACCGAGAGCCTTGTCTCCCTGACCATCCGTCTGTGAGTCTCAGTAGCCCGCATCCTTCTGAGACGGGTCTTTGGAAATGCCATGTAATTACCTCCGTTATCCCAGGGTAGTCCTA
The window above is part of the Nitrospirota bacterium genome. Proteins encoded here:
- the hemB gene encoding porphobilinogen synthase, translated to MAFPKTRLRRMRATETHRRMVRETRLSVDDLIYPLFVVHGRNVKREINSMPGVFQLSTDNIISEAKEVNSLGIPAVILFGIPDHKDETGSEAYADDGIVQQAVRAIKDNIPDLIVITDVCLCEYTSHGHCGVVKDGRVLNDPTLELLSRESVSHVKAGADIVAPSDMMDGRVSSIRQSLDKEGFENIPVMAYGAKYASAFYGPFRDAAESTPQFGDRRSYQMDPANSREAMQEIALDIEEGADIVMVKPALPYLDIVCRIKERWDIPVAAYNVSGEYAVVKAAGRLGWIDESRAMMETLISIKRAGADIILTYFAKDAALVLREDK